Proteins from one Bos indicus x Bos taurus breed Angus x Brahman F1 hybrid chromosome 19, Bos_hybrid_MaternalHap_v2.0, whole genome shotgun sequence genomic window:
- the PRKAR1A gene encoding cAMP-dependent protein kinase type I-alpha regulatory subunit, protein MASGTTASEEERSLRECELYVQKHNIQALLKDSIVQLCTARPERPMAFLREYFEKLEKEEAKQIQNLQKAGSRADSREDEISPPPPNPVVKGRRRRGAISAEVYTEEDAASYVRKVIPKDYKTMAALAKAIEKNVLFSHLDDNERSDIFDAMFPVSFIAGETVIQQGDEGDNFYVIDQGEMDVYVNNEWATSVGEGGSFGELALIYGTPRAATVKAKTNVKLWGIDRDSYRRILMGSTLRKRKMYEEFLSKVSILESLDKWERLTVADALEPVQFEDGQKIVVQGEPGDEFFIILEGSAAVLQRRSENEEFVEVGRLGPSDYFGEIALLMNRPRAATVVARGPLKCVKLDRPRFERVLGPCSDILKRNIQQYNSFVSLSV, encoded by the exons ATGGCTTCCGGCACCACCGCCAGCGAGGAGGAGCGCAGCCTCCGGGAATGCGAGCTCTATGTCCAGAAGCACAACATCCAGGCGCTGCTCAAGGACTCCATCGTGCAGCTGTGCACCGCACGGCCCGAGAGGCCCATGGCCTTCCTCAGGGAATACTTCGAGAAGCTGgagaag GAGGAGGCAAAGCAGATCCAGAACCTGCAGAAAGCAGGCAGCCGTGCAGACTCTCGGGAGGATGAAATCTCCCCGCCACCCCCTAACCCGGTGGTGAAGGGCCGGCGGCGACGCGGGGCCATCAGCGCTGAGGTCTACACCGAGGAGGATGCCGCGTCCTATGTTCGGAAG GTTATACCGAAAGATTATAAGACAATGGCTGCTTTAGCTAAAGCCATTGAAAAGAACGTACTGTTTTCACATCTTGATGATAACGAGAGAAG TGACATTTTTGACGCCATGTTCCCGGTTTCCTTTATTGCTGGAGAGACTGTTATTCAGCAGG GTGACGAAGGGGATAACTTCTACGTGATTGACCAAGGAGAGATGGAC GTCTATGTCAACAATGAATGGGCAACCAGTGTTGGGGAAGGAGGGAGCTTCGGGGAGCTTGCTCTGATTTACGGGACTCCTCGAGCGGCCACTGTCAAGGCCAAGACGAACGTGAAACTGTGGGGCATTGACCGGGACAGCTACAGAAGGATCCTCATG GGAAGCACGCTGAGAAAGCGGAAGATGTATGAGGAGTTTCTTAGTAAAGTGTCTATTTTAG AATCTCTGGACAAGTGGGAGCGTCTCACGGTAGCTGATGCATTGGAACCAGTCCAGTTTGAAGACGGGCAGAAGATTGTGGTACAGGGGGAGCCGGGTGATGAATTCTTCATTATTTTAGAG GGCTCAGCCGCGGTGCTGCAGCGGCGCTCAGAGAACGAAGAGTTTGTGGAAGTGGGAAGGTTGGGGCCTTCAGACTACTTCG gcGAGATCGCTCTGCTGATGAACCGGCCCCGTGCAGCCACCGTGGTGGCCCGTGGCCCGCTGAAGTGCGTCAAGCTGGACCGGCCGCGGTTCGAGCGCGTTCTCGGCCCGTGCTCCGACATCCTCAAGCGCAACATCCAGCAGTACAACAGCTTCGTGTCCCTGTCTGTCTGA